One part of the Rutidosis leptorrhynchoides isolate AG116_Rl617_1_P2 chromosome 1, CSIRO_AGI_Rlap_v1, whole genome shotgun sequence genome encodes these proteins:
- the LOC139853549 gene encoding uncharacterized protein, whose protein sequence is MTQYDDELDGYGYTDDEDDDEGVCGPDEPRENVSVSIVRKVLLTPKVHNSQRNLLFRIRCTIADQVPLTIGKFYRDEVMCDIVDMSACHLLFGRPWQFDLNTTHDGQKNVYQFVKDEHKVTLLPLGYKPEASKGSKVESLLTLAPTNHEFMNDVKEAREVCLLVIKEVMMTNLDIKGPAIPDVVQRLLEQFSGLVPIELPNELPPMRDIQHAIDLVPGASLPNLPHYRMNPKECAIL, encoded by the exons ATGACCCAATATGATGATGAATTGGACGGGTACGGTTatactgatgatgaagatgatgatgagggGGTATGCGGACCCGATGAGCCTCGGGAAAACGTGTCTGTTTCCATAGTCAGGAAGGTATTGCTAACCCCAAAAGTGCATAACAGTCAACGAAATTTATTGTTCCGTATAAGGTGCACTATTGCAGATCAG GTACCACTTACTATTGGGAAATTTTATAGGGACGAAGTCATGTGTGATATTGTTGACATGAGTGCATGTCATCTCTTGTTTGGACGACCATGGCAGTTTGACTTGAACACTACTCACGATGGCCAAAAGAATGTGTATCAGTTTGTGAAGGACGAGCATAAagtaacattattacctttaggaTACAAACCTGAAGCATCAAAGGGAAGCAAGGTTGAAAGTTTACTAACACTTGCGCCTACTAATCATGAATTTATGAATGATGTCAAAGAAGCCAGGGAGGTGTGTCTACTAGTAATAAAGGAGGTTATGATGACTAATTTGGACATAAAGGGCCCTGCAATTCCCGATGTCGTGCAACGATTACTTGAGCAGTTTTCGGGGTTAGTGCCCATCGAACTACCAAACGAATTACCTCCCATGAGAGACATTCAACACGCCATAGATTTGGTGCCAGGAGCTAGTTTACCCAATTTACCACATTATAGAATGAACCCGAAAGAGTGTGCAATCCTGTAA